The following proteins are encoded in a genomic region of Mycolicibacterium confluentis:
- a CDS encoding cytochrome P450, whose product MSLDTATANDVPFLDLSDPNFSMDSAEARAARAQSWYARTPYGLAVLRYEEMSKLLKNRKLRQGSYAWPEKNGVTDGLFHQFWRTAVINYEGPDHARLRRLHNPGFSPRLIDGLVPRFQALANELIDAFIDRGECDFVAEFAEPYAARVISILLGIPESEWKTIASWSSAVGLALTVTIRDDLDEIEKALAGLYGYADDLIADRTANPGDDFTTKLVQAARDESTITHDELRTALAHAIFAGMDTTRNQLSLALTTFIDHPDQWKLLAQRPELGRAAVEEVMRVAPTVTWVTREALEDFEFQGVHIAKGTTVHLLNGLAGTDDTDGAEVSFDITAERRPQLGFGGGMHHCLGHFVARSDMSEALHLLAQRLTSPRRLPGDRWLPDSGNTGPSVLPIAFTPGACAGSTPT is encoded by the coding sequence ATGAGCCTGGACACCGCCACCGCCAACGACGTGCCATTTCTCGACCTGTCGGACCCCAATTTCTCCATGGACTCCGCGGAGGCCCGCGCTGCGCGAGCGCAGAGTTGGTATGCCCGCACGCCCTACGGGTTGGCCGTGCTGCGCTATGAGGAGATGTCGAAGCTGCTGAAGAACCGCAAACTGCGGCAGGGCAGCTACGCCTGGCCCGAGAAGAACGGGGTCACCGACGGCCTGTTCCACCAGTTCTGGCGCACCGCGGTGATCAATTACGAAGGTCCCGACCACGCGCGGCTGCGCCGACTGCACAACCCGGGGTTCTCGCCGCGACTCATCGACGGTCTGGTGCCCCGATTCCAGGCCTTGGCCAACGAACTGATCGACGCGTTCATCGACCGCGGCGAATGCGATTTCGTCGCAGAGTTCGCCGAACCCTATGCGGCGCGGGTCATCTCGATCCTGCTGGGCATCCCGGAGTCCGAATGGAAGACGATCGCCAGCTGGTCCTCAGCGGTCGGCCTGGCACTGACCGTCACCATCCGGGACGACCTCGACGAGATCGAGAAGGCATTGGCCGGCCTCTACGGCTACGCCGACGATCTGATCGCCGACCGCACCGCCAACCCCGGAGACGACTTCACCACCAAACTGGTCCAGGCCGCGCGGGACGAATCCACCATCACCCACGACGAACTGCGCACCGCGCTGGCCCACGCGATCTTCGCCGGCATGGACACCACTCGCAACCAGCTCAGCCTTGCGTTGACCACCTTCATCGACCACCCGGACCAGTGGAAGCTGTTGGCCCAGCGGCCCGAACTCGGCCGTGCGGCGGTCGAAGAGGTCATGCGCGTCGCTCCCACGGTCACCTGGGTGACCCGTGAGGCGCTGGAGGACTTCGAGTTCCAGGGCGTGCACATCGCCAAGGGCACGACAGTCCACCTGCTGAACGGACTGGCGGGAACCGATGACACCGACGGCGCCGAGGTTTCCTTCGACATCACCGCCGAACGGCGTCCCCAGCTCGGGTTCGGCGGCGGGATGCACCACTGTCTCGGCCACTTCGTGGCACGCAGCGACATGAGTGAAGCCCTTCACCTGCTCGCCCAGCGACTCACCTCACCGCGACGCCTCCCCGGCGATCGGTGGCTGCCCGACAGCGGCAACACCGGCCCGTCGGTGCTGCCCATCGCATTCACCCCCGGAGCCTGCGCTGGATCCACCCCGACATGA
- a CDS encoding DinB family protein: MPPLNADERTTLENWLDFYRVTLASKCEGLDDEQLRAASVPPSALTLLGLVQHAAEVERNWFRRVLTGEDAPPIFGPRDHPEGHEGGFDVTPQSSYRVAAQIWQDEIGHARTNCASRSLDDTSPFVGGEVSLRWIYTHMIAEYARHCGHADLIRERIDGAAGV; encoded by the coding sequence ATGCCGCCGCTGAACGCTGATGAACGCACGACGCTGGAGAATTGGCTCGACTTCTATCGGGTGACGTTGGCGTCCAAATGCGAGGGCCTCGATGACGAGCAGTTGCGCGCTGCGTCGGTGCCGCCGTCGGCGCTGACCCTGCTGGGCTTGGTGCAGCACGCCGCGGAGGTGGAGCGGAATTGGTTTCGCCGGGTGCTCACCGGCGAGGATGCGCCACCGATTTTCGGACCACGAGATCATCCCGAGGGCCACGAAGGCGGTTTCGACGTGACGCCGCAGTCGTCATACCGAGTCGCCGCGCAGATCTGGCAGGACGAGATCGGACATGCTCGCACCAACTGCGCGTCGCGTTCGCTCGACGACACCAGCCCGTTCGTCGGTGGCGAGGTCAGCCTGCGCTGGATCTACACCCACATGATCGCCGAGTATGCCCGCCACTGCGGGCATGCCGACCTGATCCGTGAACGCATCGACGGGGCCGCCGGCGTCTGA
- a CDS encoding glycoside hydrolase 5 family protein, translating to MHRRNFLKLPLLLAPAVVLSRLGVASAAPGRWSPERARRWYDGQGWLVGTNFITSTAVNQLEMFQPATYDALRIDRELRWARLAGLNTVRVFLHDQLWAQDRAGFQRRLAQFVTIAARHRIKPMFVLFDSCWDPAPKLGRQRAPRPGVHNSGWVQSPGAERLGDRRQRLLLCDYVMGVLAQFRDDDRVLAWDLWNEPDNPAPQYKRYERPDKEKLVADLLPQVFRWARDVAPSQPLTSGVWEGNWSDPARRTAASAIQLAESDVISFHSYAGPVGFEKRIAELTPLGRPILCTEFLARSLGSTVEGILPIAKRRGVGAYAWGLVAGKTQTNLPWDSWRRPYPKPPKTWFHDLLNPDGTAYRPREIELIQKLTQTHTG from the coding sequence CTGCACCGCCGAAACTTTCTGAAACTGCCCCTGCTGTTGGCGCCCGCAGTGGTGCTGTCTCGGCTTGGCGTGGCCTCCGCCGCGCCAGGACGCTGGTCCCCGGAACGGGCACGTCGCTGGTACGACGGGCAGGGCTGGCTGGTCGGCACAAACTTCATCACGTCCACTGCGGTCAACCAGCTGGAGATGTTCCAGCCGGCCACCTACGACGCGCTGCGCATCGACCGAGAACTTCGATGGGCGCGGCTGGCGGGACTCAACACCGTGCGGGTCTTCCTGCACGACCAGCTGTGGGCGCAGGATCGCGCCGGTTTTCAGCGCCGACTGGCGCAGTTCGTGACGATCGCGGCGCGGCACCGGATCAAGCCGATGTTCGTGCTGTTCGACTCGTGCTGGGATCCCGCGCCGAAACTGGGCAGGCAGCGGGCACCCCGGCCCGGCGTGCACAACTCGGGTTGGGTGCAGAGTCCGGGTGCCGAACGACTAGGCGACCGCCGGCAGCGCCTCCTGCTGTGTGACTACGTCATGGGGGTGCTGGCCCAGTTCCGTGACGATGATCGGGTGCTGGCGTGGGACCTGTGGAACGAGCCCGACAACCCCGCACCGCAGTACAAGCGGTATGAACGGCCGGACAAGGAGAAGCTGGTCGCCGACCTGCTTCCCCAGGTGTTCCGCTGGGCGCGGGACGTCGCCCCGTCCCAGCCGCTGACCAGCGGAGTCTGGGAGGGCAACTGGTCGGATCCGGCCCGCCGCACGGCGGCCTCCGCCATTCAGCTCGCTGAATCCGACGTGATCTCGTTTCACAGCTATGCCGGGCCGGTGGGCTTCGAGAAGCGCATCGCCGAACTCACACCGCTGGGGCGGCCGATCCTGTGCACGGAGTTCCTGGCCCGAAGCCTCGGCAGCACCGTCGAGGGCATCCTTCCGATCGCCAAGCGGCGCGGTGTCGGTGCGTACGCGTGGGGACTCGTGGCGGGCAAGACCCAGACCAATCTGCCGTGGGACTCGTGGCGGCGGCCGTACCCGAAGCCGCCGAAGACGTGGTTCCACGACCTCTTGAATCCTGACGGCACCGCCTACCGGCCGCGCGAGATCGAGCTGATTCAGAAGCTGACGCAGACCCACACGGGGTGA
- the phoU gene encoding phosphate signaling complex protein PhoU gives MRSEFHRQLDALNTDLALMCHTAGAAMHSATEGLVAVDVDAAEQALSTLDELSQMRRTVEHNALALLALQAPVASDLRAVVAAVHIASDADRMGGLAAHVARTVRRLHPTPVLPHEVVGQLAEMGNLATDLAEDAAAVIKDGDPVRASRIRDDDEAMDNMNRGLFAIVMSPHWHHGVAAAVDLVLLGRFYERFADHAVAIAARVLFRSTGRGIVNHAPQARGQAS, from the coding sequence GTGCGCTCTGAATTTCATCGACAGTTGGACGCACTCAACACGGACCTGGCACTGATGTGCCACACGGCGGGTGCGGCAATGCATTCCGCCACCGAGGGGCTGGTGGCGGTGGACGTGGACGCCGCAGAACAGGCGCTGTCCACCCTCGACGAACTGTCCCAGATGCGGCGCACCGTCGAACACAATGCGCTTGCACTGCTCGCCCTGCAGGCCCCCGTGGCCAGCGACCTTCGCGCGGTCGTGGCGGCCGTACACATCGCGTCGGACGCCGACCGGATGGGCGGACTCGCAGCCCACGTCGCCCGCACGGTGCGACGACTCCACCCCACCCCCGTCCTCCCTCATGAGGTGGTCGGACAGTTGGCCGAGATGGGCAACCTGGCGACCGACCTCGCTGAGGACGCCGCCGCGGTCATCAAGGACGGAGATCCTGTTCGAGCCAGCCGCATCCGCGACGACGACGAAGCGATGGACAACATGAACCGCGGCCTGTTCGCGATCGTGATGTCCCCGCACTGGCATCACGGGGTGGCGGCCGCCGTCGATCTGGTCCTGCTCGGCCGGTTCTATGAGCGGTTCGCCGATCATGCGGTGGCGATCGCTGCCCGGGTCCTTTTCCGCAGCACCGGTCGCGGCATCGTCAACCACGCGCCGCAGGCCCGTGGCCAGGCATCCTGA